The Amphiura filiformis chromosome 12, Afil_fr2py, whole genome shotgun sequence genome includes a region encoding these proteins:
- the LOC140165856 gene encoding elongin-C → MADNKEGEDDKVYGGCEGPDAMYVKLVSSDGHEFIVKRDHALTSGTIKAMLSGPGQFAENETNEVNFKEIPSHVLCKVCMYFTYKVRYTNSSTEIPEFPIAPEIALELLMAANFLDC, encoded by the exons ATGGCCGATAACAAGGAGGGGGAGGATGACAAGGTGTATGGAGGATGTGAAGGACCTGACGCTATGTATGTGAAACTAGTCTCATCTGATGGCCATGAGTTTATTGTGAAAAGAGATCATGCATTAACATCGGGCACGATCAAGGCTATGCTTAGTGGACCCG GTCAGTTTGCCGAAAACGAAACAAATGAAGTCAACTTTAAGGAAATCCC CTCTCATGTACTGTGCAAAGTGTGCATGTATTTCACCTACAAGGTCCGCTACACCAACAGTTCAACAGAGATCCCAGAGTTCCCCATTGCACCCGAGATTGCACTTGAGCTTTTAATGGCGGCCAACTTCTTGGACTGCTAA